A part of Propioniciclava coleopterorum genomic DNA contains:
- a CDS encoding family 78 glycoside hydrolase catalytic domain: protein MTDSDRTLPADDRTAPADGPTDRPHRLRIDAGGDAFPVAGGPPQLSWWPAARPDAAPGRPAGDLPTRVPAGHDLEAEADGVRLPTAVLGPGHRFVAWPFAGPLASGQRVAWRVRERFDDGPGPWSAWAGFEVGLLDPDWEAAWIGAAETSDPGPGRRPAHELATTFTLPGPVASARLYATALGVYEAFVNGERAGTTELAPGSTSYDRTVHAQAYDVADALHPGRNTLSLVVSDGWFRGQVGAFRHPAAWGDAVAVCAELHVRLADGGRRVLRTGPDWTSRPTTITRADLMDGQTDDLTRSGCGDHGEAAPHAHAGTGGSGAAGDESGAAGDGSGAADAAAGVVVRTGPVPPISWSPAPPVRCVDELPAASLTRVAPDAWVADFGQNASGRVRLARLGEAGVRSTLDFGEHLGRNGDLDTTHLDAREPGRPPIPFVQRDEVVSDGEASAFEPRHTVHGFRYARLTRSGGPEPAAADLALRVVHTDLAPTGEFACGAPDLDRLWRAARWGFRGNAVDVPTDCPTRERLGWTGDYQVFVSTATRLFDVHGFSRKWLASVRDDQLPDGRIANFSPDGRRIKHHLDDRLALMTGSAGWGDAIVHVPWELYRAYGDVGVLAENRDAMAAWVEWALGRARESRHASRAARSPEPQPHEEYLWDGTFHWGEWCEPAPRAADGSRAAEVQTDPMAWFLADKGEVGTAFLHRSVATLAEVSALLGRTGDAERYARIAGLVRDAWRTEFLRPDGRTAGDTQAGYVRGLAFGLIPDGERAAAVARLVELIGRAGGRLATGFLSTGDLLPVLADAGRADVAYDLLFARTPPSWLTMLDRGATTFWEDWEGVDEHGDAHESLNHYSKGAVARFLHSHTLGLRQEEDSAGWDRFVVAPVPDARVPWARGSLLGPQGRIAVAWEATDDGLRVRVEVPPASEATLVFPGGRRVRLGPGVHEHRG, encoded by the coding sequence ATGACCGACAGCGACCGCACACTGCCCGCCGACGATCGAACCGCCCCCGCCGACGGGCCGACCGACCGGCCGCACCGGCTCCGGATCGACGCGGGCGGCGACGCCTTCCCCGTCGCCGGCGGCCCGCCCCAGCTGTCGTGGTGGCCCGCCGCGCGGCCGGACGCCGCCCCCGGCCGACCCGCCGGCGACCTGCCAACACGGGTCCCCGCCGGCCACGACCTGGAGGCGGAGGCCGACGGCGTCCGGCTGCCCACGGCCGTGCTCGGCCCCGGGCACCGGTTCGTGGCGTGGCCGTTCGCCGGGCCCCTCGCGAGCGGCCAACGGGTCGCCTGGCGCGTCCGGGAGCGGTTCGACGACGGACCCGGCCCCTGGTCGGCGTGGGCGGGCTTCGAGGTCGGGCTGCTGGATCCCGACTGGGAGGCCGCCTGGATCGGCGCGGCCGAGACCTCCGACCCGGGCCCCGGACGCCGCCCCGCCCACGAGCTCGCCACCACCTTCACTCTCCCCGGGCCGGTCGCGTCCGCGCGGCTGTACGCCACCGCCCTGGGCGTCTACGAGGCGTTCGTGAACGGCGAGCGCGCCGGCACGACCGAACTCGCGCCCGGGTCAACCTCCTACGACCGCACCGTCCACGCCCAGGCCTACGACGTCGCCGACGCGCTCCACCCCGGGCGCAACACGCTGTCCCTCGTGGTGTCCGACGGCTGGTTCCGCGGGCAGGTCGGCGCGTTCCGCCACCCCGCCGCCTGGGGCGACGCCGTGGCGGTGTGCGCCGAACTGCACGTCAGGCTGGCCGACGGCGGCCGCCGCGTCCTGCGCACCGGCCCCGACTGGACCAGCCGGCCCACCACCATCACCCGGGCCGACCTGATGGACGGCCAGACCGACGACCTCACCCGCTCCGGCTGCGGTGATCACGGCGAAGCCGCCCCGCACGCCCACGCGGGTACCGGAGGGTCCGGCGCGGCCGGTGACGAGTCTGGCGCGGCCGGGGACGGGTCCGGCGCAGCCGACGCTGCCGCCGGCGTCGTGGTCCGCACCGGTCCGGTGCCCCCGATCTCCTGGTCGCCGGCGCCCCCCGTGCGGTGCGTGGACGAACTGCCGGCGGCGTCCCTGACCCGCGTCGCGCCCGACGCGTGGGTGGCCGACTTCGGGCAGAACGCGTCCGGCCGCGTCCGGCTGGCGCGGCTGGGGGAGGCGGGCGTCCGCTCGACGCTGGACTTCGGCGAACACCTCGGCCGGAACGGCGACCTCGACACGACGCACCTGGACGCCCGCGAGCCCGGCCGGCCGCCGATCCCGTTCGTGCAGCGCGACGAGGTGGTCTCCGACGGGGAGGCGTCCGCCTTCGAGCCGCGGCACACCGTCCACGGGTTCCGCTACGCCCGGCTCACCCGCTCGGGCGGCCCCGAGCCCGCCGCGGCCGACCTCGCCCTGCGGGTCGTCCACACCGACCTGGCGCCCACCGGGGAGTTCGCCTGCGGCGCCCCGGACCTCGACCGGCTGTGGCGGGCGGCCCGCTGGGGCTTCCGCGGCAACGCGGTGGACGTGCCCACCGACTGCCCGACCCGCGAGCGCCTGGGCTGGACCGGCGACTACCAGGTCTTCGTCTCCACCGCGACGCGGCTGTTCGACGTGCACGGATTCAGCCGCAAGTGGCTCGCCTCGGTCCGCGACGACCAGCTGCCCGACGGGCGGATCGCCAACTTCTCCCCGGACGGCCGCCGGATCAAGCACCACCTCGACGACCGGCTCGCCCTGATGACGGGCTCGGCCGGCTGGGGCGACGCGATCGTCCACGTGCCATGGGAGCTGTACCGCGCCTACGGCGACGTCGGCGTCCTGGCGGAGAACCGCGACGCCATGGCGGCGTGGGTGGAGTGGGCGCTGGGCCGGGCGCGGGAGTCCCGGCACGCCTCGCGCGCCGCCCGGTCGCCCGAGCCGCAACCCCACGAGGAGTATCTGTGGGACGGCACCTTCCACTGGGGCGAGTGGTGCGAGCCCGCCCCGCGGGCCGCCGATGGCAGCCGGGCCGCCGAGGTGCAGACCGACCCGATGGCCTGGTTCCTGGCCGACAAGGGGGAGGTGGGCACCGCGTTCCTGCACCGCTCGGTCGCCACGCTCGCCGAGGTCTCGGCGCTGCTCGGGCGCACGGGCGACGCCGAGCGGTACGCCCGGATCGCCGGGCTGGTCCGGGACGCGTGGCGCACCGAGTTCCTGCGTCCGGACGGCCGCACCGCCGGCGACACCCAGGCGGGCTACGTCCGCGGGCTCGCGTTCGGCCTGATCCCCGACGGCGAGCGCGCCGCGGCGGTCGCGCGGCTGGTCGAGCTGATCGGCCGCGCCGGCGGGCGCCTCGCCACGGGCTTTCTGTCCACCGGCGACCTGCTGCCGGTCCTCGCGGACGCCGGCCGCGCCGACGTCGCCTACGACCTGCTGTTCGCCCGGACGCCGCCCTCCTGGCTCACGATGCTCGACCGCGGCGCCACCACCTTCTGGGAGGACTGGGAGGGCGTCGACGAGCACGGGGACGCCCACGAGTCGCTCAACCACTACAGCAAGGGCGCCGTCGCCCGCTTCCTGCACAGCCACACGCTCGGGCTGCGCCAGGAGGAGGACTCGGCGGGCTGGGACCGCTTCGTCGTGGCGCCCGTGCCGGACGCCCGCGTCCCGTGGGCGCGCGGCAGCCTGCTCGGGCCGCAGGGCCGCATCGCGGTCGCCTGGGAGGCCACCGACGACGGGCTGCGCGTCCGGGTCGAGGTGCCCCCGGCGTCCGAGGCCACGCTGGTGTTCCCCGGCGGGCGCCGCGTCCGGCTGGGCCCCGGCGTCCACGAGCACCGGGGCTGA
- a CDS encoding sugar phosphate isomerase/epimerase family protein produces the protein MTGAPPLRAIQQLQLGTVCGTATAARRTLALVVEAGFQGIELNGFMIRPTPPLVRALTRAAGMPVGRGGRLDWATLVGESGLTVVGLHEDLGAIERDAGAVVREAARYGTGRVVVPGMYRFAWTDPDAVAALARRLDAAGERLADAGLRLLFHNHNAELRRLPSGRTAYAELVARTDPARVGFEFDAYWPAAVGADPRALLRGLGERVELLHVTDRGTRARGVSLTPIDRADAVELGDGTMDLVGLLADARHAGVAAVICETHRNWVDRSPIASLQRSARFLRAHLPDRQDAA, from the coding sequence GTGACCGGGGCGCCGCCGCTGCGGGCGATCCAGCAGCTCCAGCTCGGGACCGTCTGCGGCACCGCGACGGCGGCCCGCCGCACGCTGGCGCTGGTGGTCGAGGCCGGCTTCCAGGGGATCGAGCTGAACGGCTTCATGATCCGGCCCACGCCGCCCCTGGTCCGCGCCCTCACCCGCGCCGCCGGGATGCCGGTCGGGCGCGGCGGCCGCCTCGACTGGGCCACCCTGGTCGGCGAGTCCGGGCTCACCGTGGTGGGGCTGCACGAGGACCTCGGCGCCATCGAGCGGGACGCCGGGGCGGTGGTGCGCGAGGCCGCGCGTTACGGCACCGGCCGCGTCGTCGTCCCGGGCATGTACCGGTTCGCCTGGACCGACCCGGACGCCGTGGCCGCGCTCGCGCGCCGGCTCGACGCGGCGGGGGAGCGGCTCGCCGACGCCGGGCTGCGGCTGCTGTTCCACAACCACAACGCCGAGCTGCGTCGGCTGCCGTCCGGCCGCACCGCCTACGCCGAGCTCGTCGCGCGCACCGACCCGGCCCGCGTGGGGTTCGAGTTCGACGCCTACTGGCCCGCCGCCGTGGGCGCCGACCCCCGCGCGCTGCTGCGCGGACTGGGGGAGCGCGTCGAACTGCTGCACGTCACCGACCGCGGCACCCGGGCGCGGGGCGTCAGCCTGACCCCCATCGACCGCGCCGACGCCGTCGAGCTGGGCGACGGCACCATGGACCTGGTCGGGCTGCTCGCCGACGCACGGCACGCCGGGGTGGCCGCCGTCATCTGCGAGACCCACCGCAACTGGGTCGACCGTTCCCCGATCGCCAGCCTGCAGCGCAGCGCGCGCTTCCTGCGCGCGCACCTGCCCGACCGACAGGACGCAGCATGA
- a CDS encoding glycoside hydrolase family 1 protein, with amino-acid sequence MTTFPEGFLWGAATAPHQVEGNNLNSDFWANEARVPGMERSGDACDSYHRYAEDMDLLADAGFTAYRFGLEWARIEPEEGLLSRAELAHYRRMIDAALDRGLTPVVTLQHFTHPRWFAEAGGWLAPDAVARFTRYVEAVCPILDGVEWVVTMNEPNMLSMMAALQRDMLAQQASGQWQSPTVDNARPAQLPAPDVEIGERLVAAHHAARAVLRARTDAKVGWSVANRAFEARPGAEAKLAELSWVWEDLYLAGSAGDDYVGVQSYSSQWVGPDGVEPHPEHPDNTLVGTAYRPDALAMAIRHTHAVTGLPVLVTENGIATAEDDRRIAYTSDALRGVAAAVADGIDVRGYLHWSLLDNYEWGHWRPTFGLVAVDRATFARTPKPSLAWLGSVARRNGL; translated from the coding sequence ATGACGACCTTCCCCGAGGGCTTCCTGTGGGGCGCGGCGACGGCGCCGCACCAGGTGGAGGGCAACAACCTGAACTCCGACTTCTGGGCCAACGAGGCGCGCGTCCCGGGCATGGAGCGCAGCGGCGACGCGTGCGACTCCTACCACCGCTACGCCGAGGACATGGACCTGCTCGCGGACGCCGGGTTCACCGCGTACCGGTTCGGGCTGGAGTGGGCGCGCATCGAGCCGGAGGAGGGCCTGCTCTCCCGCGCCGAGCTGGCGCACTACCGGCGCATGATCGACGCGGCCCTTGACCGTGGACTCACCCCGGTCGTCACGCTGCAGCACTTCACCCACCCGCGCTGGTTCGCCGAGGCGGGCGGCTGGCTCGCACCGGACGCCGTCGCGCGGTTCACCCGCTACGTGGAGGCCGTCTGCCCGATTCTGGACGGCGTGGAGTGGGTCGTCACCATGAACGAGCCCAACATGCTCTCGATGATGGCCGCCCTGCAGCGCGACATGCTCGCGCAGCAGGCGTCCGGGCAGTGGCAGAGCCCCACCGTCGACAACGCGCGCCCCGCGCAACTCCCGGCCCCCGACGTCGAGATCGGCGAGCGCCTGGTCGCCGCGCACCACGCCGCCCGCGCGGTGCTGCGTGCCCGCACGGACGCCAAGGTCGGCTGGAGCGTCGCCAACCGCGCGTTCGAGGCGCGGCCCGGCGCGGAGGCGAAGCTGGCCGAACTCTCGTGGGTGTGGGAGGACCTGTACCTGGCCGGCTCGGCGGGCGACGACTACGTCGGCGTCCAGTCCTACTCCAGCCAGTGGGTCGGCCCCGACGGCGTCGAGCCCCACCCCGAGCACCCCGACAACACGCTGGTCGGGACCGCGTACCGCCCCGACGCGCTCGCGATGGCCATCCGGCACACCCACGCCGTCACCGGCCTGCCCGTGCTGGTCACCGAGAACGGGATCGCGACCGCCGAGGACGACCGCCGGATCGCGTACACGTCCGACGCCCTGCGGGGGGTCGCCGCCGCGGTCGCCGACGGGATCGACGTGCGCGGCTACCTCCACTGGAGCCTGCTCGACAACTACGAGTGGGGGCACTGGCGCCCGACGTTCGGGCTGGTGGCGGTCGACCGGGCCACGTTCGCCCGGACGCCCAAGCCCAGCCTCGCCTGGCTCGGGTCGGTCGCCCGCCGCAACGGGCTGTGA
- a CDS encoding glycoside hydrolase family 2 protein, translated as MNHRRRPRSAVSFNEGWVFVPRELDAGAPLPDGQPVTLPHTWNASDGQDGGGDYRRGASSYVKEFARPDHDGEVWLEFAGANSATQVWLNGVAVGRHRGGYSTFRVELTAALADANVLVVTVDNGPDETSYPQRADFTFYGGLYRDVSLLLVGREHLALDEHGGPGLTVTPTLEGDRASVALAASVTGGDAVRFAIGGEDWRTVPVADGAAATVLDIARVRRWHGTADPHLYTATAELLRDGEVVDAVEVRFGCRTFAVDPARGFLLNGEPYPLRGVSRHQDWLGVGNAITPAMMDADLALLTELGATTVRLAHYQHDQRFYDLCDEAGIVVWAEIPMITEFLPGAVDDAAHQLTELIVQNRHHASIVCWGLSNEISVAGTGPESVEAHRGLNDLAHRLDPTRLTTMAHLFMLESDDPLVTIADVMSYNLYYGWYVGEVEDNDAWFDDFHARFPDVAVGLSEYGADANVALQTANPTRGDYSEQYQARYHEHMVAMIEARPWLWATHVWNLADFAADGRDEGGVPGRNMKGLVTFDRSVKKDAFYVYKAAWSSEPFVHLAGRRYVDRPEDVTEVTVYSNQPAVELWRDGVLLGRREGRRVFRFDVPLSGEHTLVARAGEASDSMTVRRVAEPNPDYTLVSGPVINWFDDDVLPSPEGFFSIRDTLRDIRRTPEGAALVDQMMAAAAASRGDVAKKIKIPAVMQKMIERMSVESLLKQAGGAVGAEQVAALNAALNRIAK; from the coding sequence ATGAACCACCGCCGCCGGCCCCGAAGCGCCGTGAGCTTCAACGAGGGCTGGGTCTTCGTCCCGCGCGAGCTGGACGCCGGCGCCCCGCTCCCGGACGGGCAGCCCGTCACGCTGCCGCACACCTGGAACGCCTCCGACGGCCAGGACGGCGGCGGCGACTACCGGCGGGGAGCGTCCAGCTACGTGAAGGAGTTCGCGCGTCCGGACCACGACGGGGAGGTCTGGCTGGAGTTCGCGGGCGCCAACTCCGCCACCCAGGTCTGGCTCAACGGGGTCGCCGTCGGGCGGCACCGAGGCGGCTACTCGACCTTCCGCGTCGAGCTCACGGCCGCGCTCGCCGACGCCAACGTCCTGGTCGTGACGGTCGACAACGGACCCGACGAGACCAGCTACCCCCAGCGCGCGGACTTCACCTTCTACGGCGGCCTGTACCGCGACGTCTCGCTGCTGCTGGTGGGACGCGAGCACCTCGCCCTCGACGAGCACGGCGGCCCCGGGCTGACCGTCACCCCGACGCTCGAGGGCGATCGGGCCTCGGTGGCCCTGGCCGCGTCCGTCACCGGCGGGGACGCCGTCCGGTTCGCGATCGGCGGCGAGGACTGGCGGACGGTTCCCGTCGCCGACGGCGCGGCGGCCACCGTGCTCGACATCGCGCGCGTCCGCCGCTGGCACGGCACCGCCGACCCCCACCTCTACACCGCGACGGCGGAGCTTCTGCGCGACGGCGAGGTCGTGGACGCCGTCGAGGTGCGGTTCGGCTGCCGGACCTTCGCCGTCGACCCCGCGCGCGGCTTCCTCCTCAACGGCGAGCCCTACCCGCTGCGCGGTGTGTCGCGGCACCAGGACTGGCTCGGCGTCGGGAACGCCATCACCCCCGCCATGATGGACGCCGACCTGGCGCTGCTGACCGAACTCGGCGCCACCACCGTGCGGCTCGCGCACTACCAGCACGACCAGCGGTTCTACGACCTGTGCGACGAGGCGGGCATCGTCGTCTGGGCCGAGATCCCGATGATCACGGAGTTCCTGCCCGGCGCGGTCGACGACGCCGCCCACCAGCTCACCGAGCTCATCGTCCAGAACCGGCACCACGCCAGCATCGTGTGCTGGGGGCTGTCGAACGAGATCTCCGTCGCCGGCACCGGACCCGAATCCGTCGAGGCACACCGCGGCCTCAACGATCTGGCCCACCGCCTCGACCCGACGCGCCTGACGACGATGGCCCACCTGTTCATGCTCGAGTCCGACGACCCGCTCGTCACGATCGCCGACGTCATGTCCTACAACCTCTACTACGGCTGGTACGTCGGCGAGGTGGAGGACAACGACGCCTGGTTCGACGACTTCCACGCCCGCTTCCCCGACGTGGCGGTCGGGCTGTCGGAGTACGGGGCGGACGCCAACGTGGCGCTCCAGACGGCCAACCCCACCCGGGGCGACTACTCCGAGCAGTACCAGGCCCGCTACCACGAGCACATGGTGGCCATGATCGAGGCCCGGCCGTGGCTGTGGGCGACGCACGTGTGGAACCTGGCCGACTTCGCCGCGGACGGACGCGACGAGGGCGGCGTCCCCGGACGCAACATGAAGGGCCTGGTCACCTTCGACCGGTCGGTGAAGAAGGACGCGTTCTACGTCTACAAGGCCGCGTGGTCCTCCGAGCCGTTCGTGCATCTGGCCGGACGCCGCTACGTCGACCGCCCCGAGGACGTCACCGAGGTGACGGTCTACTCCAACCAGCCCGCGGTGGAGCTCTGGCGCGACGGCGTCCTGCTCGGGCGCCGCGAGGGCCGCCGGGTCTTCCGGTTCGACGTGCCCCTGAGCGGGGAGCACACGCTCGTCGCCCGCGCCGGGGAGGCGTCCGACTCCATGACGGTGCGGCGGGTCGCCGAGCCGAACCCGGACTACACGCTGGTCAGCGGCCCGGTCATCAACTGGTTCGACGACGACGTGCTGCCCAGCCCCGAGGGGTTCTTCTCCATCCGGGACACGCTGCGCGACATCCGCCGCACCCCCGAGGGGGCCGCGCTGGTCGACCAGATGATGGCCGCGGCCGCCGCGAGCCGGGGCGACGTCGCGAAGAAGATCAAGATCCCCGCCGTCATGCAGAAGATGATCGAGCGGATGAGCGTGGAGAGCCTGCTGAAGCAGGCCGGCGGCGCCGTGGGGGCCGAGCAGGTCGCCGCGCTCAACGCCGCCCTGAACCGGATCGCGAAGTGA
- a CDS encoding helix-turn-helix domain-containing protein gives MDAVEVAAGTLGTVLGCPVALTEDTAAFLRGFEERYAFLPSAQPALTASYLGAFVEAMADQVVHELTEPLGTAVTVVRLPGRLAVIGPYTARTLRANEATALLGESRIPGAHLQAFSLYRSSFAIVDSEFVMRGAMALLEAAGGDGDRVGFERVVTSARPLEEGVREPAQSAPFAAIEARYAIEHDFIEAVSEGNERRALDALRRMSTVPRPPGYLNTPFLGATILRIMTRVAAQLGGLPPVTIDAISQTYAQELHRSGHSPDVQRTAASIAAMVGEFCRHIRRHQQSPYSPAVRRAMDHVALHLSHHVTPGELAERAGVSESHLGRLFKAETGWTLTQYVARERARRAAQLLASTDQPVRDIAAHVGYLDANYFVKVFRTAYAMTPSEYRRSQA, from the coding sequence ATGGACGCGGTCGAGGTCGCCGCCGGGACGCTCGGCACGGTGCTCGGGTGCCCCGTCGCCCTGACCGAGGACACCGCGGCGTTCCTGCGCGGCTTCGAGGAGCGGTACGCGTTCCTGCCGTCCGCGCAGCCGGCGCTGACGGCGTCCTATCTGGGCGCGTTCGTGGAGGCGATGGCCGACCAGGTGGTCCACGAGCTCACCGAGCCGCTCGGCACTGCCGTCACCGTGGTGCGCCTGCCCGGGCGCCTGGCCGTGATCGGGCCCTACACGGCGCGCACGCTGCGCGCGAACGAGGCCACGGCGCTGCTCGGGGAGTCCCGCATCCCCGGCGCTCACCTGCAGGCGTTCTCGCTCTACCGCTCCAGCTTCGCCATCGTGGACTCGGAGTTCGTGATGCGCGGCGCGATGGCGCTGCTGGAGGCGGCCGGTGGCGACGGCGACCGCGTCGGCTTCGAGCGCGTCGTCACGTCGGCCCGGCCGCTGGAGGAGGGCGTCCGGGAGCCGGCGCAGTCGGCCCCGTTCGCGGCGATCGAGGCCCGGTACGCGATCGAGCACGACTTCATCGAGGCCGTCTCGGAGGGCAACGAGCGCCGCGCGCTGGACGCGCTGCGGCGGATGAGCACCGTGCCGCGTCCGCCCGGGTACCTGAACACGCCCTTCCTGGGCGCCACCATCCTGCGGATCATGACGCGGGTCGCCGCCCAGCTGGGCGGCCTGCCGCCGGTGACCATCGACGCGATCTCCCAGACCTACGCCCAGGAACTGCACCGCAGCGGCCATTCCCCCGACGTGCAGCGGACGGCCGCGTCCATCGCGGCGATGGTCGGCGAGTTCTGCCGCCACATCCGGCGGCATCAGCAGAGCCCCTACTCCCCCGCGGTCCGGCGCGCGATGGACCACGTGGCGCTGCACCTGAGCCACCACGTCACGCCCGGCGAGCTGGCCGAGCGGGCCGGGGTGTCGGAGTCCCACCTGGGGCGGTTGTTCAAGGCCGAGACCGGCTGGACGCTGACCCAGTACGTCGCGCGCGAACGGGCCCGACGGGCCGCACAGTTGCTGGCCTCGACCGATCAGCCGGTGCGGGACATCGCCGCGCACGTGGGCTATCTGGACGCCAACTACTTCGTCAAGGTCTTCCGCACGGCGTACGCGATGACGCCCAGCGAGTACCGGCGCAGCCAGGCCTGA
- a CDS encoding MFS transporter, translating into MAKARTLSAGEIDGVDYRRARTWQIALSQLNNGSAMIFYVLVGLMSYLQNAGYGIAVAAAGLILTGTRILDGLIDPVLALIIDRVDFRFGKLRFFMLVGWTVRSLAVMALFVWGSGHDLGPVFFIALYVVYIIGSSTNDIAGNMMPPVMTNDPRQRPTVQVWATVYAYLVPTLFTILSTVVILPRHGNQFTVEMLRETALVFVACSLVLQILACVGVSHADRPENFRHLSAQGDDATVTVRDMLDFLRRNNPFQRYVIAAASEKLAQVVTAQAVVSTMLYGILIGNIQLGTIMSMVAMLPSIVFAIIGAHYAGRHGSHRATVTWSWVCIVLLACTIAFCLAVDMRAILGSLPLMIGFFGLQLILNGAKMCVTTANGAMRADIVDYELDRSGKYLPAVVTATYNFIDQLVSSFGATIALGSVALIGYAAVMPQPTDAPTSAILYLTVALMFGMPMLGFIATVIAMKGYHLTKPEMVAVQRRIAERKATLLTAEPEVALAD; encoded by the coding sequence ATGGCCAAGGCACGCACACTCAGCGCCGGCGAGATCGACGGCGTGGACTACCGCCGCGCCCGGACGTGGCAGATCGCCCTCTCCCAGCTCAACAACGGCTCGGCGATGATCTTCTACGTGCTGGTCGGCCTGATGAGCTACCTGCAGAACGCCGGCTACGGGATCGCCGTGGCCGCCGCCGGGCTCATCCTCACCGGGACCCGCATCCTCGACGGGCTGATCGACCCCGTCCTGGCGCTCATTATCGACCGGGTCGACTTCCGCTTCGGCAAGCTGCGCTTCTTCATGCTGGTGGGCTGGACGGTCCGGTCGCTGGCGGTCATGGCCCTGTTCGTGTGGGGGTCGGGCCACGACCTGGGGCCGGTGTTCTTCATCGCGCTCTACGTCGTCTACATCATCGGGTCCTCCACCAACGACATCGCTGGCAACATGATGCCGCCGGTCATGACCAACGACCCGCGGCAGCGCCCGACCGTGCAGGTGTGGGCCACCGTGTACGCCTACCTGGTGCCCACGCTGTTCACGATCCTGTCGACGGTGGTGATCCTGCCGCGCCACGGCAACCAGTTCACCGTGGAGATGCTGCGGGAGACCGCCCTGGTCTTCGTCGCGTGCTCGCTGGTCCTGCAGATCCTCGCCTGCGTGGGCGTCTCGCACGCCGACCGCCCGGAGAACTTCCGGCACCTGTCGGCCCAGGGCGACGACGCCACGGTCACGGTCCGCGACATGCTCGACTTCCTGCGCCGCAACAACCCGTTCCAGCGCTACGTGATCGCCGCGGCGTCCGAGAAGCTCGCGCAGGTCGTGACGGCCCAGGCCGTGGTCAGCACGATGCTGTACGGCATCCTCATCGGGAACATCCAGCTCGGCACCATCATGAGCATGGTCGCGATGCTGCCCTCGATCGTGTTCGCGATCATCGGCGCTCACTACGCCGGACGCCACGGGTCGCACCGGGCGACGGTCACCTGGAGCTGGGTGTGCATCGTGCTGCTCGCCTGCACGATCGCGTTCTGCCTCGCCGTCGACATGCGGGCCATCCTCGGCAGCCTCCCGCTCATGATCGGCTTCTTCGGGCTGCAGCTGATCCTCAACGGCGCCAAGATGTGCGTGACCACGGCCAACGGCGCCATGCGCGCCGACATCGTGGACTACGAGCTGGACCGGTCCGGCAAGTACCTCCCCGCCGTCGTCACGGCCACCTACAACTTCATCGACCAGCTCGTCTCTTCGTTCGGCGCCACCATCGCCCTCGGCTCGGTCGCCCTGATCGGGTACGCCGCCGTCATGCCGCAGCCCACGGACGCCCCGACGAGCGCGATCCTGTACCTGACGGTCGCCCTGATGTTCGGGATGCCGATGCTCGGCTTCATCGCCACCGTGATCGCGATGAAGGGCTACCACCTCACCAAGCCGGAGATGGTCGCCGTGCAGCGCCGGATCGCCGAGCGGAAGGCCACGCTGCTCACCGCCGAGCCCGAGGTCGCGCTCGCGGACTGA
- a CDS encoding response regulator — MSDRTRVLLVDDQELVRYGFRLVLEAEDDMVVVGEAADGGEAIRAAATLKPDVVLMDVRMPGIGGIEATRRITATLPDVRVLVLTTYDRDEFAFGALQAGAAGFLLKTTRPDELVAAIRTVRRGDAVVAPRVTAKLIEVAVPHLKGPAPQEDGLAALSEREREVFVLVGRGLTNAEIAGTLHLSESTVKAHFGRILDKLDLANRVQAVIRAYELGVVG, encoded by the coding sequence GTGAGCGATCGGACGCGCGTGCTGCTCGTCGACGACCAGGAGCTGGTCCGCTACGGCTTCCGGCTGGTGCTGGAGGCCGAGGACGACATGGTCGTGGTCGGGGAGGCCGCCGACGGCGGCGAGGCGATCAGGGCGGCGGCCACCCTGAAGCCCGACGTGGTGCTCATGGACGTCCGGATGCCCGGCATCGGCGGCATCGAGGCGACGCGCCGGATCACCGCCACCCTGCCGGACGTCCGCGTCCTCGTGCTGACCACCTACGACCGCGACGAGTTCGCCTTCGGGGCGCTGCAGGCCGGGGCGGCGGGCTTCCTGCTCAAGACCACCCGCCCCGACGAGTTGGTGGCCGCCATCCGCACGGTGCGCCGCGGTGACGCCGTGGTGGCGCCCCGCGTCACGGCCAAGCTCATCGAGGTCGCCGTCCCGCACCTGAAGGGCCCCGCCCCGCAGGAGGACGGGCTCGCCGCGCTGTCCGAGCGGGAACGCGAGGTGTTCGTCCTGGTGGGCCGGGGGCTCACCAACGCGGAGATCGCCGGAACCCTGCACCTGAGCGAGTCCACGGTGAAGGCCCACTTCGGGCGGATCCTCGACAAGCTGGACCTGGCCAACCGCGTCCAGGCGGTGATCCGGGCCTACGAGCTGGGGGTCGTGGGCTGA